In one window of Miscanthus floridulus cultivar M001 chromosome 12, ASM1932011v1, whole genome shotgun sequence DNA:
- the LOC136496502 gene encoding cold-responsive protein kinase 1-like, which translates to MACCFMFGKKAKQTVEGDEDLHSVKVFSYSDLRKATQDFSGANKIGEGGFGSVFRGMLKDGTLVAVKVLSATSRQGIHEFLTELTAISDIKHQNLVTLIGCCAEGSHRILVYNYLENNSLAQTLLGSRYSNIRFNWWARVKIAVGVARGLAFLHEEIRPPIIHRDIKASNILLDKDLTPKISDFGLARLLPPNATHVSTRVAGTLGYLAPEYAVRGQVTKKSDIYSYGVLLLEIVSGRCNTNTRLPSEDQFLLERTWVLYEEGRLEEIVDIDIGDDLDVEEACRFLKIGLLCTQDAMARRPNMTNVVRMLSGEKRINIDKITRPAMITDFADLKISNKEQRQGETRSPTTTPTTKSFTTTEPFSPSETPTQSSM; encoded by the exons GCTACACAAGATTTCAGTGGCGCAAATAAGATTGGCGAGGGTGGTTTCGGTTCTGTCTTCAGG GGAATGCTTAAAGATGGGACACTAGTAGCAGTGAAAGTTCTATCTGCTACTTCAAGGCAAGGCATCCACGAGTTTTTGACTGAACTTACAGCAATATCTGATATCAAGCATCAAAATCTCGTCACTCTTATCGGTTGCTGCGCTGAAGGCTCTCACAGAATCCTTGTTTACAATTACCTTGAGAACAACAGCCTTGCACAGACATTGCTAG GATCCAGATACAGTAACATTCGGTTCAATTGGTGGGCTCGTGTCAAAATTGCAGTTGGTGTTGCCCGTGGACTTGCATTTCTCCATGAGGAAATCCGTCCTCCCATTATCCATAGGGACATAAAGGCAAGCAACATTCTTCTTGACAAGGACCTCACCCCGAAAATTTCCGATTTTGGGTTGGCAAGGCTCCTACCACCCAACGCGACGCATGTGAGCACCCGAGTAGCAGGCACATT AGGATACTTGGCTCCTGAATACGCAGTCCGAGGTCAAGTGACAAAGAAGTCCGATATCTATAGTTATGGTGTTCTTCTTTTAGAAATTGTTAGTGGGAGATGCAACACCAACACAAGATTACCTAGTGAAGATCAATTCCTCCTTGAGAGG ACATGGGTACTCTATGAGGAAGGACGTTTAGAAGAGATTGTAGATATCGACATCGGCGATGACCTGGATGTCGAGGAGGCATGCCGGTTCTTGAAGATTGGCCTGCTATGCACACAAGATGCAATGGCGCGTCGTCCCAACATGACCAATGTCGTTCGGATGCTCTCAGGGGAGAAGAGAATCAACATAGACAAGATCACTAGGCCTGCCATGATCACTGATTTTGCAGATCTCAAGATCAGCAACAAGGAGCAAAGACAAGGCGAGACACGCTCTCCCACGACCACTCCCACGACGAAATCATTCACCACCACAGAACCTTTCTCGCCGTCAGAGACGCCCACGCAGTCATCCATGTGA